TACTTAAGGCTCTTGAAATACTTCAGGAAGAACCGTGGAGACTAGAACGGCTTGAAGTGATTTCCAACTACATGCGCAAAGGTTTACGCGATCTCGGTTTCAATGTATGGAGTAGCCAAAGCCCAATTATTCCTGTTGTGATTGGTGATATGATGAAATGCTTTGAGTTCTGGAAAGATCTTTTTGAGGCTGGGGTTTATACCAATGCCGTTATCCCTCCTGCGGTACCTCAAGGTCAGTCGCTTTTACGAACAAGCTATATGGCCAGCCATACTGATGATCATTTAGACCAGATTCTGGAGGCATTCCGCAAAGTTGGATTAAAGCATGGAGTGATCGATCAGAACGGACATTCCGCCGAATAATTTAATAATCTTACCAAGGCCGCATGAAAAGTTCTGGGGTAACATTCGTTTCAACCAAAGAAGAGAAGAAACGATTTACGAATTTCATATATCCGTTTTATGAGGGTCAGGAACACTGGGTTCCGCCACTTCGAATGGATCAGAAAAAGCTGATCGATACCGATAAAAACCCATTCTTCGAAAATGCCGAAATGGCTCTTTTTATAGCTGAGAAAGATGGCAAAGACGTAGGCCGAATTGCAGCTATTATAGATCACCGGTTTAATAAATATCATGCTACAAAGACCGGTCACTTTGGTTTTTTTGAGTGTATTGATGATCAGCATACAGCCGACCTTTTATTTAGAGTGGCTTCCGACTGGCTTCGCGATAGAGGAATGAACAAGGTCGTTGGTCCGGCCAGCCCGAGTATGATGGATACCATCGGTGTACTTATTGAAGGCTTTGACAAAGACCCGTATATCTTGATGCCATACAATTTTCCCTATTATGATGAGCTGATTAAAAATGCCGGCTTTTCTAAAGAGATGGATATGTATGCATATATCGTAGATACAGAAACAGTAGCGGTTGACCGTATGAGCCGGGCAATGGATATTGTTAAGAGAAGGCTTCCTGATATTGAAATCAGGCCTGTGAATCTGCGAAAAATGAATTCCGAAATTAAGATTATCAGGGAAATCTTTAATCAAGCCTGGAAAGAAAATTGGGGATTTATACCCCTTACAGAAGCTGAATTTCAGGCTGCCGGCAAAGATCTTAAAATGATTATTGATACCGATTATGCCCATATTGCAGAGATCAAGGGCGAACCCGTGGCATTTTCTATTGGTCTCCCTAATATTAACGAGATCATTAAAGATATGAATGGAAAGCTCTTTCCATTTGGAATTTTTAAACTACTCTGGAAGAAAAGAAAAGTTTCGGGACTGCGAACAGCGCTTATGGGAGTTTTACCGGAATGGCAGGGCAAAGGTATCGATGCCTTACTTCACCAGCGCTCTATCCAAAATGGACTAGAAAGTGAAGGCAAGACTGTTTCTGAGCTAAGCTGGATTTTAGAATCCAACCCTGAAATGATTCGCGTAGCTGAGCGTATTGGCGGTGAGCTGGATAAATCTTATAGAATGTATTCTAAAGAGTTGTAAAAAACTGACAGGTTTATCCTTGTTCCGCCTGTGCTGCTACGGAACTTCTTTTTCAAAAATGGTGATACTCCCCAAAGTTTAACGCCCTCTTCATACTATCTACACTCAATTTTCCTTATCTTAATAGTGTAAAAGTAAAATTTTGTTTGTCCCGAACGCTCTGCGTTTTTCTGTCATTTAGGGACACGTAATTCTCAATTTTAAAAAAGATATTCGTAGAAGAATGAGTGAATTTCGTACCGAAAAAGATTCCATGGGTGAAGTTAAGGTTCCTAAAGACGCTTTATATGGAGCACAGACCCAGCGTGCACACGATAATTTTCCAGTAAGTGGCATTAAATTCAGCCGGGAGTTTATTGAAGCTCTGGGCTATGTAAAGAAATCAGCCGCTGCTGTAAATGCAGAATTGGGACTGATTGATGAAGGGGTAGCCAAAGCTATAAAGGCTGCAGCCCAGGAAGTCATCGATGGAATGCACGACAAAGAATTCGTGATCGATATCTTTCAAACCGGTTCCGGTACTTCTACCAACATGAATGCGAATGAGATGATCGCTCACCGGGCTAATGAGCTCAAAAAAAATCTGGATGTAAATATTCACCCCAACGATCACATCAACTACGGACAAAGCTCCAATGATGTAATCCCAACTACTATCCGTGTAGCTGCTGTTAAAGCTGTAAATAATAACCTGATTCCGGCGCTTGAGCATCTTCACAAAACCTTTCTTGAAAAAGGAAAAGAATATGCTGATGTGGTTAAAACCGGCCGCACTCACCTCATGGATGCTATGCCGGTTACTATTGAACAAGAGTTTAGTGGTTATGCCCGCCAGATTGAACTAGGTATAAAGAGGGTAGAATCTACGCTCGAACGAATTAGTGAACTTCCCCAGGGCGGAACAGCTGTTGGAACTGGAATCAATACACATAAAGATTTTGGGAAGAAGTTTGCGGCTAAAATTTCTGAATTAACGAACGAGAAATTCACCGAAGCAGAAAATCACTTTGAAGCACAAGCAACGGTGGATGCGCCCGTTGAGCTCAGTGGTCAGCTAAAAACCATCGCAGTTGGGTTGATGAAAATCGGAAATGACTTACGCTGGATGAACTCAGGTCCCAATAGCGGACTTGGCGAAGTTGAGCTTGCTGCCTTGCAGCCCGGATCATCCATTATGCCGGGGAAAGTAAATCCGGTAATTGAAGAATCTATTACCATGGTTTGTGCGCAAGTAATCGGAAACGATGCTACAGTTACCATTGCCGGGCAAGCCGGAAATTTTGAACTAAATGTGATGTTACCCGTAGTGGCTCATAACCTGTTAGAGTCTATAAATATATTGGCTAATGCTGCCAGAAATCTGGCGGACCGATCTGTTTCAAGACTGAAAGTAAGGAAGGAGAATATTGCTTCAATGGTAGAAAAAAACCCAATTTTGGTTACTGCTTTAAATCCTATCATTGGATATGATAAAGCAGCTAAAATTGCCAAGAAAGCTTATGCTGAAGGCAGAGCCCTGAAAGATGTAGCAAAAGAGATGACAGATCTTTCCGATGAGGAACTTGAAAAAGCATTAGATCCTATAAAAATGACAAAAGGAGGCTTTACCGAGTAATACTTTTGTTAGCGCAGGATTAACTCAAATTTAATAGGAAAAGAACGATAGGGGCGCTGGAGACTGTTTCATAAAAAAGCGCTTTTCCGTATAATATCGCCCCGTTTGGATGGGCGCTTTCCTAAAAACAAGAACAAAATCACATAATGGCTCAAGTAAAAGAAAAGACGACAAGAAGTAAGTTTACCGCTGCTCAGAAAAAAGAAATCCTTGCTGATTTCAAACTGGGTTGGGTAAGTCGGCATATGTCGTTGATCGGTAGAAAAGAAGTACTTACCGGAAAAGCCAAATTTGGGATTTTTGGAGATGGAAAGGAAGTCCCTCAGATCGCGATGGCTAAAGTTTTTAAGAATGGAGATTTCCGTTCGGGATACTATCGTGACCAAACCTTTATGATGGCGATTGGGCAAGTTACGCCTCAGCAGCTTTTTGCACAACTCTATGCTCACGCTGATGTAGAAGCTGACCCGCATTCAGCTGGCCGCCAGATGAATTCTCACTTTGCTTCTCGTTTAGTTGATGAGGAAGGAAACTGGAAAGATCAAACCAAGTCAAAAAATACTTCATCTGATATTTCACCAACAGCCGGGCAAATGGCTCGTCTGTTAGGTCTTGCCCAAGCCTCAAAAGTGTATCGAAACGAAAAAGCTTTGAAAGGTAAAGAGTGGAAGAAGTTCTCAAATAAAGGAAATGAAATTGCATTCGGAACTATTGGTGATGCCAGTACTTCGGAAGGAGTTTTTTGGGAAACCATTAACGCTGCCGGAGTTCTTCAGATACCAATGGTAATGTCCGTTTGGGATGATGGATTTGGAATTTCGGTGGCCAAGCAATACCAGACTACTAAAGAAAATATATCTGAGATCCTGAAAGGCTTCCAGCGTACAGAAGAAGAGGATGGATATGAAATTCTGAGAGTGAAAGCCTGGGACTATGAAGCACTGATCGAAACCTATCAGAAAGCTGAAGAAATTGCTCGCAAAGAGCATGTGCCGGTTCTGATTCACGTTCAGGAAGTTACTCAGCCCCAGGGGCATTCAACTTCAGGTTCTCACGAGCGTTACAAATCTGAAGAACGGTTGAAGTGGGAAGAGGAATATTGCTGTCTCGAACGTCTTCGCCAGTGGATTCTGGAAAACGATATTGCCAAGGAAGAAAAACTTGACGAGCTGGAAGAAGAAGCTCAAAATGAAATTAATGAGGCGAAGAAAGCAGCATGGAAAGCTTTCATGGATCCTATCAAGCAGGAGAAGTCTACGGTAATTGACCTTATCAATAAGCTGAAGGAAGAAACCGGCATTGAAAAGCTTGGAGAATTCGCAAAGAAGTTGAAGAATTATCCGAATGCAATTCGTAAGGATATCTTGTCCGCAGCTCGTAAATCTCTGGCATTGACTGCAGGTAAGAATAGTTCAGCCAGAAATGAACTTTCAGACTTTGTAAGCAAGTCCCGAGAAGAAAATAAAGAACGGTACAATTCTCACCTATATAGTGAGACCCCACATTCTCCGCTGAATGTATCAGAAATCAAGCCTGAGTATCCTGAAAAACCCGAGCGTGTAGACGGAAGGTTGGTGATCAGAGAAAATTTCGACGCCATTTTTGACAAATATCCAAACACCCTCATTTTTGGAGAAGATTCCGGTAAACTGGGTGATGTGAATAAAGGACTCGAAGGGATGCAGGAGAAATACGGCGAAACCCGTGTGAGTGATACCGGTATCCGTGAAGCGACTATTTTGGGACAAGGTATTGGGATGTCGATCAGAGGACTTCGTCCAATTGCTGAAATTCAGTATCTCGATTATTTACTCTATTGTTTTCAGGGCATTTCTGATGATTTGGCAACGCTCCGTTACCGCACGAAAGGCGGTCAGGCTGCCCCATTGATTGTACGAACACGTGGCCATCGGCTGGAAGGAATCTGGCACTCAGGCTCGCCAATGGGGATGATTGTAAACGGCGCACGAGGAGTGCATTTATGCGTTCCAAGAAATCTAACCGAAGCGGCAGGATTTTATAACACCCTTCTACAAGGAGATGATCCCGCTATCGTTATTGAGCCACTCAATGGATATCGCCTGAAAGAAAACTTGCCTTCGAATGTGGGTGAATTTACGACCCCTCTCGGTAAACCTGAGATTGTCAATGAAGGCTCAGATATCACAGTAATTTCTTATGGATCTACCTTTAATATTATTGAGGGCATTATACCAC
Above is a window of Balneola sp. DNA encoding:
- a CDS encoding transketolase → MAQVKEKTTRSKFTAAQKKEILADFKLGWVSRHMSLIGRKEVLTGKAKFGIFGDGKEVPQIAMAKVFKNGDFRSGYYRDQTFMMAIGQVTPQQLFAQLYAHADVEADPHSAGRQMNSHFASRLVDEEGNWKDQTKSKNTSSDISPTAGQMARLLGLAQASKVYRNEKALKGKEWKKFSNKGNEIAFGTIGDASTSEGVFWETINAAGVLQIPMVMSVWDDGFGISVAKQYQTTKENISEILKGFQRTEEEDGYEILRVKAWDYEALIETYQKAEEIARKEHVPVLIHVQEVTQPQGHSTSGSHERYKSEERLKWEEEYCCLERLRQWILENDIAKEEKLDELEEEAQNEINEAKKAAWKAFMDPIKQEKSTVIDLINKLKEETGIEKLGEFAKKLKNYPNAIRKDILSAARKSLALTAGKNSSARNELSDFVSKSREENKERYNSHLYSETPHSPLNVSEIKPEYPEKPERVDGRLVIRENFDAIFDKYPNTLIFGEDSGKLGDVNKGLEGMQEKYGETRVSDTGIREATILGQGIGMSIRGLRPIAEIQYLDYLLYCFQGISDDLATLRYRTKGGQAAPLIVRTRGHRLEGIWHSGSPMGMIVNGARGVHLCVPRNLTEAAGFYNTLLQGDDPAIVIEPLNGYRLKENLPSNVGEFTTPLGKPEIVNEGSDITVISYGSTFNIIEGIIPQLEEAGISMELIDVRTLMPFDLDHVIGKSLSKTNRLMIVDEDVPGGGSAYILHKVLEEQGGYFNLDSEPKCVTAHDHRPAYASDGDYFSKPNAEDIFEAIYEVMRKADTERFPAIY
- the aspA gene encoding aspartate ammonia-lyase (catalyzes the formation of fumarate from aspartate), translating into MSEFRTEKDSMGEVKVPKDALYGAQTQRAHDNFPVSGIKFSREFIEALGYVKKSAAAVNAELGLIDEGVAKAIKAAAQEVIDGMHDKEFVIDIFQTGSGTSTNMNANEMIAHRANELKKNLDVNIHPNDHINYGQSSNDVIPTTIRVAAVKAVNNNLIPALEHLHKTFLEKGKEYADVVKTGRTHLMDAMPVTIEQEFSGYARQIELGIKRVESTLERISELPQGGTAVGTGINTHKDFGKKFAAKISELTNEKFTEAENHFEAQATVDAPVELSGQLKTIAVGLMKIGNDLRWMNSGPNSGLGEVELAALQPGSSIMPGKVNPVIEESITMVCAQVIGNDATVTIAGQAGNFELNVMLPVVAHNLLESINILANAARNLADRSVSRLKVRKENIASMVEKNPILVTALNPIIGYDKAAKIAKKAYAEGRALKDVAKEMTDLSDEELEKALDPIKMTKGGFTE